From one Gracilibacillus salinarum genomic stretch:
- a CDS encoding segregation/condensation protein A has product MPNHYQVKLESFEGPLDLLLHLINKYEIDIYDIPVAEITSQYMVYIHTMQQLELDIASEYLVMAATLLEIKSKLLLPNPAIEIEEEYEEDPREELMRRLIEYRKYKEAAEHLKDREVEQSQVHTRPPMQFEEEDRQLPEGAANIYDMIEAIGKVLERKKWNRPLETSVQRQEIPIEQRMEEIMETIDQVNKPVSFFELFPTKTRTYIVATFIAILELMKQNRIHCKQEKNLDELIVSRYETH; this is encoded by the coding sequence ATGCCGAATCATTACCAAGTGAAATTAGAAAGCTTCGAAGGCCCTTTAGATTTACTTTTACACTTAATTAATAAATACGAAATTGATATTTATGATATTCCAGTTGCTGAAATCACTTCGCAATATATGGTGTATATACATACTATGCAGCAGTTAGAATTAGATATTGCTAGTGAGTATCTGGTGATGGCTGCTACATTACTGGAGATCAAAAGTAAATTACTACTTCCAAACCCAGCAATTGAAATAGAGGAAGAATATGAAGAAGATCCTCGTGAAGAATTAATGAGACGATTAATAGAATATCGTAAATATAAAGAAGCCGCAGAGCACTTGAAGGATCGTGAAGTAGAACAGAGTCAGGTCCATACAAGACCGCCGATGCAATTTGAAGAAGAAGACCGTCAATTACCAGAAGGTGCTGCGAATATCTATGATATGATTGAAGCAATAGGTAAAGTGTTGGAGAGAAAGAAATGGAACCGACCATTAGAAACATCCGTTCAGCGTCAGGAAATCCCTATTGAACAGCGGATGGAAGAAATCATGGAGACAATCGATCAGGTGAATAAGCCAGTTTCGTTTTTTGAATTGTTTCCCACTAAAACAAGAACATACATCGTCGCAACCTTTATTGCGATTTTAGAATTAATGAAACAAAACCGAATTCATTGTAAGCAAGAGAAGAACCTGGACGAGCTGATCGTCTCTCGTTACGAGACGCACTGA
- a CDS encoding YjcZ family sporulation protein, with amino-acid sequence MGYSYGGGFALIVVLFILLIIVGAAWY; translated from the coding sequence ATGGGATATTCATATGGCGGTGGATTTGCTTTAATCGTTGTGTTGTTCATTCTTTTAATCATCGTAGGTGCAGCTTGGTACTAG
- a CDS encoding GNAT family N-acetyltransferase, whose protein sequence is MLIRYKKRFEKIAMGLLSLMPDEKEVKKLQDTIKEYETNDDWQLFLWKEEEDILGAVGVFLNQETKIAVLQHITVNPSHRNMGFGKKMVNALKNHYGTSFDVVPNELTDRFLKKCNTEEDQ, encoded by the coding sequence ATGTTAATTCGTTATAAAAAAAGGTTTGAAAAAATCGCTATGGGTTTACTGTCCTTAATGCCAGATGAGAAAGAAGTAAAAAAGTTGCAGGATACCATCAAAGAATATGAAACAAATGATGATTGGCAATTATTTTTATGGAAAGAAGAAGAGGACATTTTGGGTGCGGTCGGTGTATTCTTAAATCAAGAAACGAAGATAGCAGTTCTTCAGCATATAACGGTAAATCCATCACATCGCAATATGGGATTTGGAAAGAAAATGGTTAATGCGTTAAAGAATCATTATGGTACATCATTTGACGTAGTCCCAAATGAATTAACGGATAGATTCTTGAAAAAATGCAATACAGAAGAGGATCAATAA
- a CDS encoding peptidylprolyl isomerase encodes MKQAVMEFENGEKIVIEMYEEAAPNTVANFEKLANEKFYDGIVFHRVIPGFVAQGGDPTGTGMGGPGYTIDCETEGNPHKHVAGSLSMAHAGKDTGGSQFFIVHEPQPHLDGVHTVFGQVIEGMDTVLRIRQGDAMQTVRVTEV; translated from the coding sequence ATGAAGCAAGCAGTAATGGAATTTGAAAATGGAGAAAAAATTGTAATTGAAATGTATGAAGAGGCGGCACCGAACACAGTCGCAAACTTCGAAAAATTAGCGAACGAAAAATTTTATGATGGGATTGTTTTCCACCGTGTTATCCCTGGGTTTGTCGCACAGGGCGGTGACCCAACTGGAACAGGAATGGGTGGTCCGGGATATACCATCGATTGTGAAACAGAAGGAAATCCTCATAAACATGTCGCTGGCAGTTTATCAATGGCACATGCTGGAAAAGATACGGGAGGAAGTCAATTCTTTATCGTTCATGAACCACAGCCACATTTAGACGGTGTGCATACTGTGTTTGGTCAAGTAATAGAAGGAATGGATACAGTTCTCCGCATTCGCCAAGGTGATGCGATGCAAACAGTTCGAGTGACAGAAGTATAA
- the lysA gene encoding diaminopimelate decarboxylase → MMIQPFTAIHNNQLTIAGIDAVELTKKYGTPLFVYDVEKIRQNAKAFVNTFQKHGINAQVAYASKAFSSVAMVQIAKQENLSLDVVSQGELYTAIQAEFPVEKIHMHGNNKSIDEISMAVEYNIGCIVVDNFHEIELLAHILEEQKREMDVLIRVTPGIEAHTHDYILTGNEDSKFGFDLTNGQAEEALQRLRQIDRIHVKGLHCHIGSQIFETDGFTMAIERLFHTLKVWKDRHRFESEVVNLGGGFGIRYTKEDNPLPHPAYVEALITKVKEEIDQYDMAFPEIWIEPGRSIVGDAGVTLYTIGSIKEIPNVRKYVSVDGGMTDNLRPALYQAKYEAVIANKVNAIEEEEVSIAGKCCESGDMLIWDITLPKVEPNDILAVFSTGAYGYSMSNHYNRFPKPAVVFVENGEDKLVVQRESYKDMIQNDLSYE, encoded by the coding sequence ATGATGATACAACCGTTTACAGCCATTCATAATAATCAGTTAACCATCGCTGGTATTGATGCAGTGGAATTAACGAAAAAATATGGCACACCATTATTTGTGTATGATGTAGAAAAAATCCGACAAAACGCTAAAGCATTTGTAAATACTTTTCAAAAACATGGGATTAACGCGCAAGTTGCGTATGCGAGTAAAGCATTCTCTTCTGTTGCGATGGTGCAAATTGCTAAGCAGGAGAATTTAAGCCTTGATGTTGTCTCACAAGGTGAATTATATACGGCTATCCAAGCGGAATTTCCTGTAGAAAAAATACATATGCATGGAAATAATAAAAGTATCGATGAGATATCAATGGCAGTTGAATACAATATAGGTTGTATAGTGGTGGATAATTTTCATGAAATTGAATTATTGGCGCATATTTTAGAGGAACAAAAACGTGAAATGGATGTTCTCATTCGAGTAACACCAGGCATCGAAGCACATACACATGATTACATTCTGACCGGTAATGAAGATTCTAAGTTTGGATTTGACCTGACAAATGGGCAGGCGGAAGAAGCACTTCAACGATTACGGCAGATTGACCGCATACATGTTAAAGGATTACATTGTCATATAGGTTCACAAATTTTTGAAACAGACGGTTTTACAATGGCAATTGAAAGGTTATTTCACACATTAAAAGTTTGGAAAGACCGTCACCGTTTTGAATCCGAGGTTGTCAATCTGGGTGGAGGTTTTGGCATCAGATATACAAAGGAAGATAATCCACTTCCCCATCCTGCCTATGTAGAAGCCTTAATTACCAAAGTCAAAGAAGAAATTGACCAGTACGATATGGCTTTCCCGGAAATATGGATTGAGCCAGGAAGGTCAATAGTTGGAGACGCAGGTGTAACCTTATACACAATCGGATCTATCAAAGAAATACCCAACGTTCGTAAATACGTATCAGTAGACGGTGGGATGACTGACAACTTGCGTCCAGCGCTTTACCAGGCTAAATATGAAGCTGTTATTGCCAACAAAGTAAATGCGATTGAGGAAGAGGAAGTTTCGATTGCAGGTAAATGTTGTGAATCCGGAGATATGTTAATATGGGATATAACCTTACCGAAAGTGGAACCAAATGATATTTTGGCTGTTTTTTCAACGGGTGCCTATGGCTACTCCATGTCCAACCATTATAATCGATTTCCAAAACCGGCTGTTGTATTTGTCGAGAATGGTGAGGATAAACTAGTTGTACAACGAGAATCATATAAAGACATGATCCAAAATGATTTATCATACGAATAG
- a CDS encoding spore germination protein: protein MANKKQAINRSIEKNQEFLKTKLGIGVSFDVGFRELKILKKKVQLYYVTGLVDTQYVIEVIKKLISVNDNENEHSDLYEEINNRIVHQQVEKKKTMDEAVDQLLSGLLVVFAEGEEECFIVDVRSYPGRQPQEPDTEKVVRGSRDGYTENIVENTALTRRRIRDERLRNEMVQVGERSKTDVCICYLQDVADQNLVDLLKKELDEIDVDGISMADKTIEEFLVHQGINPYPLVRYTERPDVASTHLFEGHVLIMVDTSPSMIITPTTYFHHVQHAEEYRESPSVGTFVRWIRFVGIFASLFLLPLWMLLVLDPSLLPEKLQFIGPNETGNVPIIIQILLADIGIEFLRMAAIHTPTPLSTAMGLIAAVLIGQIAIEVGLFSAEVILYVSIAAIGSFATPSYELSVANKMMRLLLVIITFIFQIKGFVIGSTVFILLLAATRSLQTPYLWPFIPFNDKAIWQILFRVAVPLSKTRPSIVKPQNNRKQT, encoded by the coding sequence ATGGCTAATAAGAAACAAGCAATTAATCGTTCCATAGAGAAGAATCAGGAATTTCTTAAAACCAAACTAGGAATCGGCGTATCCTTTGATGTCGGTTTCCGCGAGTTAAAAATTCTAAAGAAAAAAGTGCAACTGTATTATGTTACGGGCTTAGTAGACACGCAATACGTCATCGAAGTCATTAAGAAACTCATCTCTGTAAATGATAATGAGAATGAACATTCTGATCTATATGAAGAAATAAATAATCGCATCGTTCACCAGCAGGTAGAGAAGAAGAAAACGATGGATGAAGCAGTCGACCAGTTATTGTCGGGCCTTCTCGTAGTATTTGCAGAAGGTGAGGAAGAATGTTTTATTGTGGATGTTCGTTCGTACCCTGGAAGACAACCACAAGAACCGGATACGGAAAAAGTAGTTCGGGGTTCTCGAGATGGATATACAGAGAACATAGTAGAAAATACAGCCTTGACAAGAAGAAGAATACGAGATGAACGACTAAGAAATGAAATGGTGCAAGTTGGGGAACGTTCAAAAACGGATGTATGTATTTGTTACTTACAAGATGTTGCCGATCAGAATCTTGTAGACCTATTGAAAAAAGAATTGGACGAAATTGATGTAGATGGAATCTCGATGGCAGATAAAACAATTGAAGAATTTTTAGTTCATCAAGGGATAAACCCTTATCCACTTGTACGCTATACGGAAAGACCAGATGTCGCGTCAACTCACTTGTTTGAAGGTCATGTTCTGATTATGGTGGATACGTCTCCGAGTATGATTATTACGCCGACTACATATTTTCATCATGTACAACATGCCGAGGAGTATCGAGAGTCTCCGTCAGTTGGTACATTTGTACGATGGATTAGGTTTGTCGGAATCTTTGCATCATTGTTTTTGTTACCACTTTGGATGCTGCTCGTGTTAGATCCATCACTGCTTCCGGAAAAATTACAATTTATTGGACCGAATGAAACAGGTAACGTACCTATTATTATTCAGATTCTACTTGCGGATATCGGGATAGAGTTTCTGAGGATGGCTGCTATACATACTCCCACACCTTTATCAACGGCTATGGGGTTAATAGCGGCTGTATTGATCGGTCAGATAGCCATAGAAGTGGGGTTGTTTAGTGCAGAAGTTATTCTTTATGTATCGATAGCAGCGATTGGTTCTTTCGCTACTCCAAGTTATGAATTAAGTGTTGCGAATAAAATGATGAGATTATTGCTAGTAATCATTACTTTTATATTCCAAATTAAAGGGTTTGTAATTGGCAGTACTGTTTTTATCTTATTACTGGCTGCAACAAGATCGTTACAAACACCTTATTTATGGCCGTTCATTCCCTTTAATGATAAAGCTATTTGGCAAATTTTATTTCGTGTTGCAGTACCTTTATCAAAGACCCGGCCAAGTATCGTAAAGCCGCAGAATAATCGAAAACAAACTTGA
- a CDS encoding stage V sporulation protein AB — translation MTLNILHIIAEIAIGFGSGLMVGTGFVAFITVLGIIPRLVQLSKSNHWLKNYQASVIIGAMIGTYLTFTDMVLHIPVIFLGIWGLLHGIFVGMLAAALTEVLNVFPLLMKRLGIDKELLWLLMAIVIGKIVGSLFQWLIFVDII, via the coding sequence ATGACTCTTAACATCCTTCATATTATAGCGGAAATTGCAATCGGCTTTGGATCAGGGTTAATGGTAGGGACTGGTTTTGTTGCATTTATAACCGTGCTAGGCATTATTCCCCGATTAGTCCAGCTAAGCAAATCAAATCATTGGCTGAAAAATTATCAAGCCAGCGTTATCATTGGTGCGATGATTGGAACGTATCTGACATTTACCGATATGGTATTGCACATACCAGTGATATTTTTAGGAATTTGGGGATTATTACATGGCATATTTGTCGGAATGCTTGCAGCGGCATTAACGGAAGTGTTAAATGTTTTTCCGTTACTTATGAAAAGGCTAGGAATTGATAAAGAACTATTATGGCTGTTAATGGCCATTGTGATCGGAAAAATTGTAGGATCTTTATTTCAGTGGCTCATTTTTGTGGATATTATATAG
- a CDS encoding stage V sporulation protein AA, which yields MKEEKVYLRLKKKIAVKKQHLIRLGDIAHITGNIDFLDKLKELKIYQITEKDNNVSVIDGFQLLETLVAHYPFLTIELLGSNQTIIEIKKEEKKANLLLIFAIWLLLCIGSAMAIMNFHYDVSMEEVHQGLFYLLTGDRQDKPLWIQIPYSIGLGLGMILFFNHIFKKRFNEEPSPLEVEMFNYQQDLDQYLIYHENALNKRDDS from the coding sequence ATGAAGGAGGAAAAAGTATATCTTCGCTTGAAAAAGAAAATCGCTGTGAAAAAGCAGCATTTGATCCGACTCGGTGATATTGCGCATATTACAGGTAATATTGATTTCTTGGACAAATTGAAAGAACTGAAGATTTATCAGATTACCGAAAAAGATAATAATGTCTCGGTCATTGATGGTTTTCAATTATTAGAAACGCTTGTAGCCCATTATCCATTCTTAACGATCGAATTGTTAGGTTCGAATCAAACCATTATCGAGATTAAAAAAGAAGAAAAGAAAGCAAATTTGCTCCTCATTTTTGCGATCTGGCTACTGCTTTGTATAGGATCTGCGATGGCGATAATGAACTTCCATTATGATGTTAGTATGGAAGAAGTACATCAAGGACTCTTCTATTTACTGACCGGTGATCGGCAAGATAAGCCATTATGGATCCAAATACCATACTCAATCGGTTTAGGGTTAGGTATGATCCTGTTCTTTAACCATATTTTCAAAAAAAGATTTAACGAGGAACCTAGCCCGCTTGAAGTAGAGATGTTTAATTACCAGCAAGACCTTGATCAATATTTAATCTATCATGAGAATGCTTTGAACAAACGCGATGACTCTTAA